One segment of Carassius auratus strain Wakin chromosome 2, ASM336829v1, whole genome shotgun sequence DNA contains the following:
- the LOC113039650 gene encoding DNA-directed RNA polymerase II subunit RPB4-like isoform X1 — protein sequence MCFIQSGTADSARGGTGHVGDVEEDASQLLFPKEFENAETLLNSEVHMLLEHRKQQNESAEDEQELSEVFMKTLNYTARFSRFKNRETIASVRSLLLQKKLHKFELASLANLCPEAAEEAKALIPSLEGRFEDDELQQILDDIQTKRSFQY from the exons ATGTGTTTCATACAAAGCGGCACAGCAGACAGTGCGCGGG GAGGAACAGGGCATGTGGGAGATGTGGAGGAGGACGCGTCTCAGCTCTTGTTTCCTAAAG AGTTTGAGAACGCAGAGACCCTGCTGAACTCGGAGGTGCACATGTTACTGGAGCATCGCAAGCAGCAGAACGAGAGCGCGGAGGACGAGCAGGAGCTGTCCGAGGTCTTCATGAAGACCCTCAACTACACGGCCAGATTCAGCCGCTTCAAGAACCGAGAGACCATCGCCAGCGTGCGCAG TTTACTTCTGCAGAAGAAGCTTCATAAGTTTGAGTTGGCAAGTTTAGCCAATCTGTGTCCCGAGGCTGCGGAGGAGGCCAAAGCCCTCATCCCCAG TTTGGAAGGCCGGTTTGAGGACGATGAGTTACAGCAAATCCTGGACGATATTCAGACGAAGCGCAGTTTCCAGTACTGA
- the LOC113039650 gene encoding DNA-directed RNA polymerase II subunit RPB4-like isoform X2: MMAAGGTGHVGDVEEDASQLLFPKEFENAETLLNSEVHMLLEHRKQQNESAEDEQELSEVFMKTLNYTARFSRFKNRETIASVRSLLLQKKLHKFELASLANLCPEAAEEAKALIPSLEGRFEDDELQQILDDIQTKRSFQY; this comes from the exons ATGATGGCGGCAGGAGGAACAGGGCATGTGGGAGATGTGGAGGAGGACGCGTCTCAGCTCTTGTTTCCTAAAG AGTTTGAGAACGCAGAGACCCTGCTGAACTCGGAGGTGCACATGTTACTGGAGCATCGCAAGCAGCAGAACGAGAGCGCGGAGGACGAGCAGGAGCTGTCCGAGGTCTTCATGAAGACCCTCAACTACACGGCCAGATTCAGCCGCTTCAAGAACCGAGAGACCATCGCCAGCGTGCGCAG TTTACTTCTGCAGAAGAAGCTTCATAAGTTTGAGTTGGCAAGTTTAGCCAATCTGTGTCCCGAGGCTGCGGAGGAGGCCAAAGCCCTCATCCCCAG TTTGGAAGGCCGGTTTGAGGACGATGAGTTACAGCAAATCCTGGACGATATTCAGACGAAGCGCAGTTTCCAGTACTGA
- the LOC113039659 gene encoding NLR family CARD domain-containing protein 3: MDDPIQDQSRCGACEQVLRDPVSITCGHSFCRQCISFVWDQLRLEDFDCPQCRQGSRTHPDLQMHKVCYTQGALQEETGDLKKRTKEKHKNSLRNKYESLFEGIKIQENETLLNRIYTQLYIIEGEGEGVNEEHEVLQIEKTGRTQHSQDTGIHCNDIFKASPKPECEKDKIRLVLTKGIAGIGKTVSVQKFILDWAEGNSNQDVDLMFVLSFREMNLIQDHKYSLHRLLLDFHPELQDLNSQIYEECKIVFIFDGLDESRITLKFSDAQKVSDATEISSVDVLMLNLIKGELLPSAHIWITTRPAAASQIPSKYINRLTEIQGFNEPQKEEYFRKRISDQHQANAIISHIRRARSLHIMCHIPVFCWISSTVLQKLLKEDLSAEIPQTLTEMYIHFLLIQINMRNQKYEERDQEKLPQSNREMIAKLAEVAFKQLMKGNVMFYEKDLRESGIDVTDASVYSGICTEIFKEESVIHKRKVYSFIHLSIQEFLAAFHVFYCYLRSTTETLKVFDSMHNLHQGAIDKAIESENGHLDLFLRFLLGISLESNQRLLQNLLIHTDNSSESIRRTSQYIKEKIKDGHGLSTERSINLFLCLLEVKDQTLSSEIQAFVKSDKHSEKKLSPAHCSTIAYMLQMSEDGLDELDLKRYNTSDEGRRRLIPAVINCRKALLAGCYFTDQCCESLSSALQSSNSVLKELDLTNNDLRDSGVKLLSDGLKNPNCLLEILRLSGCMVTEEGCGYLSSALNSNPSHLRELDLSYNHPGQSGAQLLNQKLNDANCSLQILNVDYGGDFRITAGLQKYACSLTLDPNTANSHLILSEGNKKVSYVEEQESYPHHPERFEHHPQVLCAESLTGRCYWEAEWSGRGTEISMTYKDIIRKGGSDCRFGFNQKSWNLSSFYNRLTVCHNNDSTDISTPSSSNRVGVYLDWSAGSLSFYSVSDTHTLTHIHTFNTTFTEPLYAGFGVYYGSPVSLC; encoded by the exons ATGGATGATCCGATCCAGGATCAGTCCAGATGTGGAGCTTGTGAGCAGGTTCTAAGAGATCCGGTCTCTATCACCTGTGGACACAGTTTCTGCAGACAATGCATTAGTTTTGTCTGGGATCAGTTGAGACTAGAAGACTTTGACTGTCCTCAGTGCCGACAAGGATCCAGAACACATCCTGATCTTCAGATGCACAAAGTCTGCTACACACAGGGAGCCCTGCAGGAGGAGACTGGAGACCTGAAAAAAAGAACCAAAGAAAAGCACAAAAACAGCTTGAGGAACAAGTATGAAAGTTTGTTTGAGGGAATTAAAATCCAGGAGAATGAAACCCTCCTGAACAGGATCTACACTCAGCTCTACATCATAGAAGGAGAGGGAGAAGgggtgaatgaagaacatgaggttttacagataGAGAAAACAGGCAGAACACAACATTCACAAGACACTGGAATCcactgcaatgacatctttaaagcctcACCTAAACCAGAATGTGAGAAAGACAAAATCAGACTAGTTCTTACTAAAGGAATTGCTGGAATCGGAAAAactgtctctgtgcagaagttcattctggactgggcaGAGGGAAACTCCAATCAGGATGTTGATTTAATGTTTGTGCTTTCATTTCGAGAAATGAACTTGATTCAGGATCATAAGTatagtcttcacagacttctactggactttcatcctgaacttcaagatctgaactcacagatttatgaggaATGTAAaattgtgttcatctttgatggtctggatgaaagcagaatcacactgaaGTTTTCAGATGCTCAGAAAGTTTCTGATGCTACTGAGATTTCATCAGTGGATGTGTTGATGTTAAACCTCATTaaaggagagctgcttccctctgcACACATCTGGATCACaaccagaccagcagcagccagtCAGATCCCCTCTAAATACATCAACCGTCTGacagaaattcagggattcaATGAGCCTCaaaaggaggaatatttcaggaagagaatcagtgaccAGCATCAAGCCAATGCAATCATatcacacatcagaagagcaagaagcctccacatcatgtgtcATATAcctgtcttctgctggatctcatccactgtgcttcagaagctcctgaaagaagatctgagtgcagaaatccctcaaactctgactgaaatgtacatccacttcctgctgattcagatcaacatgaggaaccagaagtatgaagagagagatcaAGAGAAACTTCCACAGTCCAACAGAGAAATGATTGCgaaacttgctgaagtggctttcaaacagctgatgaagggcaatgtgatgttctatgagaaaGATCTGAGAGAGAGTGGTATAGATGTCACTGATgcctcagtgtattctgggatttgtaCTGAGATATTTAAAGAGGAATCAGTGATTCATAAGAGGAAagtctacagcttcattcatctgagcaTTCAGGAGTTTCTTGCTGCTTTTCATGTGTTTTACTGCTATTTACGCAGTACAACAGAAACCCTTAAAGTTTTTGATTCAATGCATAATCTGCATCAAGGAGCAATAGATAAAGCCATTGAGAGTGaaaatggacacctggatctgTTCTTGCGGTTCCTGCTGGGTATATCACTGGAGTctaatcagagactcttacagaaTCTGTTGATACACACAGACAACAGCTCAGAGAGCATTAGGAGAACCTCACAATACATTAAAGAGAAGATCAAAGATGGACATGGACTCTCCACTGAAAGATCGATCAAcctgttcctctgtctgctggaagttAAAGATCAGACTCTGTCCAGTGAGATTCAGGCatttgtgaaatcagacaaacactcagagaaGAAGCTCTCtcctgctcactgctcaacaatcgcctacatgcttcagatgtcagaaGATGGGCTAGATGAGTTGGATCTGAAGAGatacaacacatcagatgagGGCAGAAGAAGACTTAtaccagctgtgatcaactgcagaaaagctct ACTTGCTGGCTGTTATTTTACTGATCAGTGTTGTGAGAGTTTATCAtcagctctacaatcctcaaaTTCTGTCCTGAAAGAGCTGGACCTGACTAATAATGACCTAcgggattcaggagtgaagcttctCTCTGATGGACTAAAGAATCCAAACTGTCTGCTGGAAATATTGAG GTTGTCTGGatgtatggtgacagaggaaggctgtggttatttgtcttcagctctgaattcaaacccctcacacctaaGAGAGCttgatctgagctacaatcacccaggacaaTCAGGAGCCCAGCTGCTCAACCAAAAACTGAATGACGCAAACTGCTCACTGCAGATACTCaa TGTGGATTATGGAGGAGATTTCAGGATTACAGCAGGACTACAAAAAT ATGCCTGTAGTCTCACTCTAGATCCAAACACTGCAAACTCTCATCtgatcctgtctgaggggaacaAAAAGGTATCATATGTGGAAGAGCAGGAGTCATATCCTCatcatccagagagatttgaGCACCATCCTCAGGTTCTGTGTGCAGAGAGTCtgactggacgctgttactgggaggctGAATGGAGTGGGAGGGGGACAGAAATATCAATGACATACAAAGATATCATCAGGAAAGGTGGAAGTGACTGCAGGTTTGGTTTCAATCAAAAGTCCTGGAATCTGAGCAGTTTTTATAACAGACTCACTGTCTGTCACAATAATGACAGCACTGATATATCAACCCCTTCATCCTCTAATCGAGTAGGTGTCTATCTGGACTGGTCTGCTGGTTCTCTCTCCTTCTATagtgtctctgacacacacacactcacacacatacacacattcaacacCACATTTACTGAACCCCTCTATGCTGGGTTTGGGGTTTACTATGGTTCCCCAGTTTCTCTGTGCTAG